From Hemitrygon akajei unplaced genomic scaffold, sHemAka1.3 Scf000242, whole genome shotgun sequence, a single genomic window includes:
- the LOC140724483 gene encoding pancreatic secretory granule membrane major glycoprotein GP2-like — MSDGNLAVGWYRFNSSGGWKIPETVVPHYRCSGYYSGWLNGLHPNVGEGEVTRTVCFTQSGYTCSGSRGIRVKNCSGYFVYWLWLTPWSNYAVYCTEPLSDTTQERQGSVTGEPGPGLTTTPAGSVSSGTDSQSDTTWEAQETTTGEPGLGLTSSPAGSLSSDLENSTLEQSTGLSTGEHTQELSSVPAGDTSS; from the exons atgagtgatggaaatcttgcagtgggatggtacagatttaacag ttccggaggatggaagattcccgagacggTCGTTCCACACTATCGCTGCTCCGGGTACTActcaggctggttaaacg gtctccatcccaacgtgggagagggggaggtgaccaggaccgtctgcttcaccCAGTCTGGATACACCTGTTCTGGGAGCCGGGGGATCAGAGTGAAAAACTGCTCtggttactttgtgtattggctgtgGCTGACACCCTGGAGTAACtacgctgtgtactgtacag AACCTCTgtcggacacaactcaggaaCGCCAGGGATCGGTGACCGGAGAGCCTGGTCCAGggttgaccaccaccccagcagggtctgtgagctcaggtacagattcccagtcggacacaacttGGGAAGCCCAGGAAACAACGACAGGGGAgcctggtctgggtttgaccagCAGCCCAGCAGGGTCTCTGAGCTCAG acctggagaattcaacactggaacagtctacaggattgtctactggagaacacacccaggaactgtcctctgtcccagcgggagacacatcctcag